A region of the Bacillus solimangrovi genome:
AAACTGAGAGTTTTGTTGCGGATATTTTAAAGGAATTAGAAAGTGAAATCTATTATCTAATTGTTAATGAAGCTGGAGCAAGTGTGTATTCTGCCTCTGATTTAGCTCGTTTAGAATTTCCTGATTTACAAGTAGAGGAGCGTAGTGCTATCTCAATTGCCCGACGTTTGCAAGACCCGTTGGCTGAGTTGGTGAAAATTGATCCGAAATCAGTTGGAGTCGGTCAATATCAACATGATGTTTCTCAAAAATATTTAAGTGAGTCTTTAACATTTGTTGTAGAGACAGTTGTTAACCAAGTGGGAGTGAATGTGAATACAGCCTCATCTTCTTTGCTTCAATATGTATCTGGACTATCGAAAACAGCAGCTAATAATATTGTGAAGATGAGGGAGGAGAATGGCAGGTTTGAAAGTCGTTCCCAATTGAAAAAAGTTCCTCGTTTAGGGCCTAAAACATATGAACAAAGTATTGGATTCTTAAGAGTATTAGATGGAAAACACCCATTAGATCGAACACCTATTCACCCTGAGAGTTATAAAGAAGCATCGGAATTGTTGGAGAGCTTAGGGTTTACGGTAGATGACGTAGGCACGAAACAACTGCAGACTGAACTGAAAAAAGTTAACATTTCTCAACAAGCATTAGAGTTAGAAATTGGTGAGCTTACGTTACAAGATATTATTGATGCTCTTAGTCGTCCTGAGCGTGATCCACGTGATGATGTTGCAAAACCATTGTTAAGAAAAGATATTTTAACTCTTGAAGATCTTTCCGAAGGGATGGAATTAGAAGGAACAGTGCGTAACGTCGTTGACTTTGGAGCTTTCGTTGACATTGGAGTGAAGCAAGATGGGCTTGTTCATATATCGAAGCTAAGTAATAAATATGTGAAGCACCCGATGGACATCGTTTCAGTTGGTGAGATTGTAAATGTCTGGATTGAAAATGTTGATAAGGAAAAGGGTAGGATTGCATTGACAATGCTTCCTTCATAATTAAGCACTGCCTAAGAGCAGTGTTTTTTTCTATAGAAAAACCAACATTGATTTAGTAATTTAATACGATAATGATCTTTTTCCTTAAACGCACTTTTCAATTGGTTAATAAGCCATGTGGGCATAACGTATACCTCCTTTATTTTTGTAGGTTTAGAAAGATTCTTATGTACTGTAAAGTGTATGCTTAGGACGCTGAAAATGTGCTATAATAACAAAACTATGCAAGGTGTAAAGGAAAGAAATAATGAATAATGATCAATTGCAAACATTAGTAGAGCGTATTTCTATTGAGTTTTTTGATAGGCCTTTTCTACATAAGGCAACTTTTAATAAAAGATTAAGAACAACTGGTGGAAGGTATTTATTGCAATCACATCATATTGAACTTAATCCGAAATATTATGAGCAACAAGGACAAGATGTCTTGATCGGTATTATTAAGCATGAGTTATGTCATTATCATTTACACATAACAGGCAAAGGATACAAACACAGAGATCGAGATTTCAAAGTTCTAATGCGAAAAGTTGATGCACCGAGGTATTGCCAGCCTCTAGCTACGAATGTAGAACATAGGGTATACCATTTTTATAAATGTGAAGACTGTGGGTATCTATATAAAAGAAAACGCAAGGTCAATACGAGTAAATATGTCTGTGGGAAGTGTAAAGGCAAATTATTTAGAGTTTCAGGTTAAACGTATTTAAAAAATCTAAAAGAGTTGTTGACTTTGTCTAATCCCTATGATAAATTATAAAAGCGTCGTTGAGATAACGAAGCAAAACACAACTAAAAAAGTTGTTGACATTAATGAATCATTTGTTATAGAATAAATGATGTTGTTAATAAAAATATTCCACAGTAGCTCAGTGGTAGAGCTATCGGCTGTTAACCGATCGGTCGTAGGTTCGAATCCTACCTGTGGAGCCAAACGGAGAAGTACTCAAGTGGCTGAAGAGGCGCCCCTGCTAAGGGTGTAGGTCGTGTAAGCGGCGCGAGGGTTCAAATCCCTCCTTCTCCGCCATTTAATTTATGGCCCGTTGGTCAAGCGGTTAAGACACCGCCCTTTCACGGCGGTAACACGGGTTCGAATCCCGTACGGGTCATTTTTATTATTAGCGCGGGGTGGAGCAGTCTGGTAGCTCGTCGGGCTCATAACCCGAAGGTCGTAGGTTCAAATCCTGCCCCCGCAACCAAATTTTAAAATATGATTTGGTAGTTCAGTTGGTTAGAATGCCTGCCTGTCACGCAGGAGGTCGCGGGTTCGAGTCCCGTCCGGACCGCCATTTTCATTAGAATCATGGCTCGGTAGCTCAGTCGGTAGAGCAGAGGACTGAAAATCCTCGTGTCGGCGGTTCGATTCCGTCCCGAGCCATCTTTTAAAAAAACATGTGCTAAGACTGACATGTTTTTTTTATTGACTTCGAATAACTAGGTGTCAAAATAATCGTAGATATTACGTTTTTTTGCGTTTTTTGTAGAGAAGTTAAAATATGATGTGTTACATTAATAAAGTATGCACAAAATAAATAACTAATAATGAATGAGTTAATAGATGTTTGTTTTTTGGAGTTAAATGTAGGGAGGAAATCTTGTGTTTTACCTATATAAGAAAATGAAGGGGAAATTGCCAAAAGGCTCGAAGTTGGCTTCTCATATTCATGGACCCGAACAAAAAAGAACCTTATTCCGACGCGCAACAATGATAGCCTGCTGCTCATTGGCTATTACAATTGGTTCGGTTTATGCAGACAATAAAATGAGTGATTTTGAAACCGTTTATCATATCTATATTGACGGTGAAATGATAGGAACTGTTAATGATAAAGATGTTGTTGAAGAAATTATTGAGCAAAAAATAGCAGAAGCTAAGAAAACATATGATTCTTACGAATTATCAGCTGATGATGCGCTAGAATTTATACCTGAGAAGGTGTTCAACCCTCAGTATAATAATAATAAAGCAATTGAGCAGTTAAGTAGTAAGCTAAGTGTAGCTGCTGATGCAACAGCAATTGTTGTTGATGGAAAAGCAGTTGCCTATGTTAAAACGAAAAAAGATGCAGAAAAAGCAATCGAGAGCTTGAAGTTGCAATATGTTCCCGAAGACTTATTGGCTGAAGTTGACGAGAACAAAGAAAAGAAAGATGATCCTTTGAAAAATGGTGAGTCTATTATATTAGACGTAAGACTATCTGAAAAAGTTTCATTTGAATCAAAAAAAGCTAAACCTGATGACATATTATCTGTAAAAGAAGCTGTAAGTCTGTTAAATAAGGGTACGCTTACTCCTAAAAAACATGAAATTGAAGAAGGCGATGTACTTGGAAGTATCGCTAATCAATACGATCTAAAGCTTGATCAGTTATTAAGTCTTAATAACGATCTAGCTGAAGATACGGTTCTTCAAATTGGTGATACAGTAAATGTACAAGCTTATGAGCCTGTAACAGATGTAATTATGGAGAAGAAGGCAAGAAAAGAAATTAAAGTAGATTATGAAATTGAAGTTATTGAAACAGATGACATGTATAAAGGTGATACAAAAGTCAAACAAGAAGGACAAAAAGGGAAAAAGAGTATTGAGTACCTTCTTGTAAAAGAAAATGGTCAAGTTATTGATAAGGAAATACTAGAAGAGGACGTTACTCAAGAGCCTGTTGCGAAGGTTGTTTATAAAGGAACGAAAGTTATTCCTTCACGTGGTACAGGGAGCTTTATATGGCCAACATATGGCGGTTCAATTACGAGTGTAATGGGTTATCGTTGGGGACGTATACACAAAGGTCTAGATATTGCAGGCGTTAGTAATCGAGGTATAAAAGCTGCAGATAATGGAACGGTAGAGTTCGCTGCATACGATGGAACATATGGAAATAAGGTAATAATTAATCATAATAATGGTACAAAAACATTGTATGCTCATATGTCTGAAATTAAGGTTAGTGTAGGACAAACAGTTCCTAAAGGCACTGTCATTGGTATTATGGGTTCAACCGGTAATTCAACAGGGGTACATTTACACTTCGAAGTGATCAAAAACGGAAAGAATATTGACCCGCAAACATATTATTAATATAACGAAATACCTCCAACTTCCATCGAGTAGTTGGAGGTATTTCGTTATATTTCTTCAGATGTTATCAAATACTATTTTATTGAAGGTAGATCAAATAAATTCCAAAGAAATAAAATGACATAGCATTAGGTTTTTTATTGGTTATCTAAAGGCCAAAATCTTGTAATATACGGCTTGCTATGTCTTTACTATCTATTCATGTTAAAGTAATAAGAGAGTAATTTTTACTGTAATTCGTTATAAAAATTTATTTAATTTATAGATAAGATTCAAATTGGAGGGGTGATTCGACCGTGGCAAAGCATATATTAGTTGTAGATGACGAGCAACCAATTGCTGATATATTACAATTTAATCTCGAAAAGGAAGGATTTGAAGTTACCTGTGCTTATGATGGTGACGAAGCTATTGAAAAAGTATATGAGGTAAATCCTGATCTTATATTATTAGATATTATGCTTCCACAGCGTGATGGTATGGAAGTATGTAAAGAGATTCGAAAAAAGTATGATATGCCGATTATTATGTTAACAGCAAAAGATTCGGAAATTGATAAAGTGTTAGGTCTTGAACTTGGTGCAGATGATTATGTAACTAAACCGTTTAGCACACGTGAATTAATAGCTCGAGTAAAGGCAAATTTACGACGAAGACAGCAAGATTCTGATAAAACTGTTGGTGGAAACGGTGAAATTGTAGTTGGTGCATTAACCATTCATCCTGATGCATATATCGTAACTAAACGTGGTGAAACAATCGAATTAACACACCGTGAATTTGAGTTATTGCATTATCTTGCGCAGCATATCGGCCAAGTGATGACACGTGAACATTTATTGCAAACGGTATGGGGTTATGATTATTTTGGGGATGTTCGTACTGTAGATGTAACAGTTCGTCGTCTGCGTGAAAAAATTGAAGATCGGCCGAGTCATCCAATATGGATTGTAACAAGACGAGGTGTTGGATATTATATGAAAAAGGAATCGGAGAAATAGTGAATGAAGAAAGTTGGTTTGTTTAAATCCGTTCACTTGAAGTTCATTCTTATCTACGTACTATTAATTCTGCTTGCAATGCAGATTATTGGTGTTTATTTTGTACAAAAGCTTGAAGAACATCTGGTCACCAATTTTACCAACTCAGTAAATAGCCGTGTGCAATTATTAGCATATAGTGTTGAGAAAGAATTTAGTAAGGTAAATGAAGACGAACTTCCTACGATAGAAGAAGGAATTCATCAACTATTGCGAGATTATTCTTCTGACGATATTTCTGAGATACAAGTGATTGATGATAAAGGTAAGGTCATGAGTACGTCTAATGTGAGTAATCAAGGGATTATTGGTAAACGAACGACGGAAATTCGTGTTAAACAAACGTTATTATCTGGGACAGAGTCTAAACAAGTACTCGTGGACCCAATTAACGGGCATCGGATGTGGGTACTAATTGTACCGATTAAAACGTCTTCGGAAACCGAAGGCGTTATCTACGTAGAAGCATCGATGGAACAAGTGTATGAACAGATGCGTGATATTAATGGTATCTTCTCTGCTGGTACGTTCCTTGCGCTATTAATCACCGTAGTACTTGGAGTGTTATTAGCTAGAGCAATAACGAGACCTATTTCTGATATGCAAAAACAAGCTTTAGTAATGTCTGAGGGTGATTTTTCTCGGAATGTACGAGTATATAGTGATGATGAAATTGGTCAGCTAGCGATTACGTTTAATGAATTAACGCTTAAGCTTCAGGATGCACAGGCAACAACGGAAGATGAGCGTAGGAAGCTCACATCTGTTCTTGAACATATGAGTGATGGATTATTAGCTACTGATCGAGACGGAGTCATTATACTAGTTAACGATCCAGCAGTAGATATGATTGGTGTTTCACGTGAAACAATTTTTGGAAAGACTGTTAGTGAAGTGTTAGGACTCGATGATGAGGTTGTAATCACGGAGTTAGATGAAGAGAATCAATCGATTTTGATAGATTTGAGTAAACGCAATAAACCATATATATTACGAGCCAATTTTTCACCTATTTTGAAAGATAATGAGTTAAATGGATATATAACTGTTTTACAAGATGTAACAGAACAAGAGAAAATCGAGCAAGAGCGAAGAGAATTTGTTGCTAATGTTTCACACGAATTAAGGACGCCACTTACAACAATGCGTAGTTATTTGGAAGCACTGACTGATGGGGCTTGGAAGAATGAGAATATCGCACCGAGATTTCTAGATGTAACACAAAATGAAACAGAACGAATGATTAGACTTGTAAATGCGCTATTACAGCTATCAAAACTAGACAGTAAAGATTATCATATGGATTTCAAAAAGGTAGATTTTGCGTCCTTATTTGAGCAAGTAATAGAAAGATTTGAAATGACGAAAGCACAAAATGTGAAGTTCAAGAAAGAATTCAAAGCCACTTCAGTACAAGTAACGATTGATCAGGACAAGCTAACGCAAGTGTTAGATAATATTATTTCAAATGCTTTGAAGTATTCTCCAAAAGGAGGTACTGTTTGTTTCACTTTGGAAGCAGACGAGAAAATGTTGAAGGTTTGTGTTCGAGATGAGGGCATGGGTATTCCGAAAGAAAACCTTACCAAAGTGTTCGAACGATTCTACCGTGTTGATAAGGCACGTTCACGAAAAATGGGAGGAACAGGTCTAGGCCTTGCGATCGCCAAAGAAATTATTGAATTACACGGTGGGAAGGTTTGGGCAGAAAGTGTAGAAGGAGAAGGGACTGCGATCTTCTTCACTTTACCATTAGGAATATATAGTGAGGTTGAAGAACAATGAGTTTAGAGCAGGCCAAATCACTCGTATTGACGTTGCTAGTGTTATTGAGTTTTATGTTAACTTGGGGGCTTTGGACATATCAGCCACAATATGAAACATTAGACGATCGAGCATATCTTCAAGAAGTTATTATTGGTGATAAGCGTAGTTTAGTCGATATACTTCAGCCTGAATTAGTAATTTTTCATGAAAATAAGGAACATTATGGTTTGCGTGATCCAGAAGTTTTCCAAGCATTTGCTGAAAGTGTGAGCGAATGGAAACTTAAGAGTGTTGAAGATGTTTCTGATTCTATTTCAAGTGTAGGAATCTCATCCTTTATAAGACAAGATAATAGTGTAGAATTTGTCTTTTTAGCAGATATCCCTGGGCAATTGTTTGCTGAAGCCTTTGAAATAGATGATGAAATAGTGATTGAACAGGTCGATCGTATGTTATTAAAGTGGCCAAATCAAACGCAGGATAAGGTAGCGATCTATTTGATATCGAGTGCACAAGAGAGTGTCTTGAAGACCACATTTGCGACAAATGGAATAGACTATTTAGCTAACTATCGAGCCAATGTAAGTGAGTACCCTAAGTATTTTGGTCATAAAATAGATGAAAATAAATATACGTATTTGCCAGTTAGTCACCTATCAGTACCCAAACTTACGTATTCAGCACAATTGATTTCACCTATTGAATTCAAGAATGCATTATTCAACAACCCTTCATCAGTCAAGCAGTTTACTTCTGATACAGGTGAACGTACGTTTACGAACAGTTCAAGTGCGTTAGAAGTGTTTCAAAATGAAATGATGATGCGATACATTAATCCTGTTAATAAACAAACGAGTGAAATGACTTCATCTGATGTTATTTATAGTGGTATTGAATTTATGAACGATCACTCGGGTTGGACGGACAATTATCGAATTGATAATTATGATCACCCTACGCAGACGATTAATTATCGTATGATTGTTGGAGAACTTCCTGTTTTTGACTTGAAGAATATCACTGATCACGTATTAATTGAACAAAAAGTACGGAATGGTATGGTATATGAGTATACACGTTCACTTATTAACTTGAGATTTAAGCTAGAAAATGGACGAGTTCAAGTAGATGTTCCATCAGGATATGATGTATTACGAGCAATTTCTTCAGAAATTCCAAATTTTGATGAGACTAAGCTTGAGAATATTACAATTGGTTATGAATTCGATCCAGTTGGTAATCAAACGGCAGTTATTCAGTTTAATCCAGTATGGTTTATTCAATACAATGGATTATGGAGGAAGGTACAAATTGAAGAGGACTCTAGTGAGCAAGGGGGAAGTGTAATTGGATTGGAACAAAATCAAGACAATTTTTATTTTAACGTTTCTCATCCTTGATCTCTTCTTAGTATTTCAATTCATTGATAAACGTAATACGACTGGACAGCTGTCTTGGATTCGAGAAACTAAGATTGAAGAACAGTTGAAGGCAGAGAATATCAAGTATCCTGAGTTTTTAGAGGAAGATGTTGATTCTCCATTCATTAGTGCTGAACAAAAATCGTTTGTAAAAGATGAATTACGTGAGTTTGATGATCAAACGATAACGATTATTCAAGATGGACCTATTGTCTCGATCTTAGATAATCCATTCCCGTTATCAGAGGATCATTTTAAGAACAATTTACATGAGTTCTTGAAAGATCACGTATATGAAGGCGATCAGTATACCTATTGGAGCTGGAGTGGAGAAACGAATAAATTGCTACTATTTCAAACGTATGAGGATCAGCCGATATACTATAACGAAAGTGGTCTATTGTCGATTCAACTTGATGGCAATAATCAAGTAATTGGGTATGAACAAACGTATTTAGAGAATATACAAGAAGTAAGTGATGAAGGGAATTACACGAATATTTTTCACGGAATGCGAGCAATTGAAAGCCTCTATCGTAAAAATCATTTAACTTTTGGAAACGAAATTACGGATATGAAATTAGGATATTTTAAAGTTGTTCCGATTTCAGGAGATGTTCAGTTTTTTGCACCTACATGGCATATTCAGATTGATAATGAAACGAATTATTTCGTTAATGCAGTAGAAGGACAAATTATGGAGAGTGTAGAAGGTGGCGTAGAAAGTAATGAGTTTGCATTTTAGTGTATTGGCGAGTGGAAGTAGTGGGAATGTATTCTACATAGGTACGGATAATCAGAAGTTACTTGTAGATGCAGGATTAAGTGGAAAGCAAATGGAACGATTACTTGCTGAAGTGCACATCGATCCGAATAATCTAGATGGAATTCTTGTTACACATGAACATAGTGATCATATTAAAGGGTTAGGCATTATGGCAAGACGTTACGATTTGCCAATCTATGCAAACGAGAAAACATGGCATGCAATGGAAGGTCAAATTGGAGCTATCACAACTGATCAGAAATTTGTGTTTGATATGGAAACGGTAAGGACATTCGGTGATATCGATGTTGAATCATTCGGTGTTTCACACGATGCTGCTGAACCAATGTTCTACGTTTTTCATCATGAAGGCAAGAAAGTTTCTCTATGTACCGATCTTGGTTATGTGAGTGAGCGGATTAAAAAAACAGTTCAGGATTCTAATGTGTTAATATTTGAGGCGAATCATGATGTGGGCATGTTACGTATGGGACGTTATCCTTGGAATGTGAAACGCCGTATTCTTAGCGATGTTGGACATGTTTCAAATGAAGATGCAGCATTGGCAATGACAGATATTATCGGAGATAAAACGAAGCGTATTTATTTAGCACATTTAAGTAAAGATAATAATATGAAAGATTTAGCACGTATGTCTGTAACTCAAGTATTGGAATCACGTGGATTTGCACCAGGGGAACAATTTACAGTATGTGATACAGATCCAACGGTTCCAACTGAAATCATTCATGTATAATGACAAATTGAGATAAATTAACTCGAAATATTAGGTTTATTTCTCCCCTTTTAGAGGAATGTTTTGAAGAAGAGTATAGTTATAATCGAATTTGTATGTTTTTAAACATCTATTCATCTTTTGAAAAGGTTGGTGGAAGCGATGGGTTACTACGACGAAGATTATGAAGACTCAAATCGAAAACAAAAGGGAAATCGAGGAGGTGTCTTTTTACCAGCAATCCTCGGTGCAGTTCTCGGTGCATTAATTGTATTATTTGCATCTCCTGCTCTAAGTAATTGGGGGTTAATTCCTAACAATACGGGTGAAGGAACAGTTGTCGATCAAGAACAAAAGGTTGGCGAAACGACTACACTTAATGTTAATGTTGAAACGGCTATCACAGATGCAGTAGATAAAGCACTTCCTTCTGTTGTTGGTGTCGTTAATATTCAAGAAGTAGGATTCTGGGAGCAGCAAGGTGCAACTGAGGCTGGGACAGGTTCAGGGGTTATTTACAAGAAAGAAGGAGACAGTGCTTTTGTTGTAACAAATGATCACGTTGTTAAAGGGGCCACGAAGCTAGAAGTGAGCTTGAGCGATGGCAGTCGTATACCAGCTGAATTGGTAGGTAGTGATGTGTATACAGACTTGGCCGTATTACGTATAGATGGTTCTCTTGTCAATACAGTCGCTGAGTTTGGTTCATCAGAAAATATAAAAATTGGTGAACCTGTCGTGGCAATTGGAAACCCTCTTGGTTTGCAATTTGCTGGTTCTGTAACACGTGGAATTATTAGTGGTAAGGAACGTTCCCTTGATATTGATTTAGATGAAAATGGCCAAATCGATTGGCAGGCAGAGGTTATTCAAACAGATGCAGCGATTAACCCTGGTAATAGTGGTGGTGCACTCGTTAACTTAGATGGACAAGTTATCGGTATTAATTCAATGAAAATTGCTCAGCAAGAAGTAGAGGGCATTGGCTTCTCAATCCCGGTTACATCAGTGGTGAAACCAATTATTGCAGACCTTGAACAACATGGTGAAGTAAAACGTCCATTCATTGGTATTAGCATGCGTTCATTGTCCGAAATTCCAAGCTATCATTGGCAGGAGACATTGAAGTTACCACAAGAAATTACCAAAGGAGTATTCATTGTTGAGGTTGTACCTGGCTCACCAGCAATTCAAGCTGGACTGAAAGAATTTGATGTTATTACACAGCTAGATGGTCAAGATATTAATGACTTACTTGAGTTAAGGAAATACCTCTATTCGAAGAAAAACATTGGTGATACAATGACGATTACGTACTATCGTAGTGGAGAGAAGAAAGAAGGACAAATTCGTTTAGCAGAAGAACCCAAATATTAAATAAAGAAAGAAGCAGGGTGAATAATCCCCTGTTTCTTTTCTTGCGTTTACAAAGGAATAAGAATTAGAATATGGATTAGAGAATGTGGAAAACTTTTAGAAAGCAAGATGTTAACAAGTTATCCACATGTGTGTATAAGGGGGAAATATTAATGATTTATTGTTGCAAGCAGCATGTGGACTTAGCATTAGATGATGTTGTCGACCTTGAACAAACTGCGCCACTACTGGAAGAAATAAGTGAAGATATACTGGGAAATGAAAAATGTAAATACTGTGAAAATCAAGCATTATACCAAGTAGAAGCTTCAAAACTGTCTGAATAATAGATTTTTATGTGGATATGTGGATAACATCTGTGGAAAACATGTTCGTGATTGGGGGATAACAGTGAATATTACGTTGTTAACTGTGGGTAAATTAAAGGAAAAGTATTTAAAAAATGGTATAAATGAATTTTTAAAACGACTTCAACCGTACGCAAAGGTGGAAGTAATCGAAGTGCCGGATGAAAAAGCACCCGAACAACTAAGTGAGAGTGAAATGCAACAAGTAAAAGAAAAAGAAGGAGAACGCCTCTTAAGCAAAATATCCTCAGATACATATGTCATCGCACTGGTAATCGAAGGAAAAATGCTTACCTCCGAACAACTAGCCAAACAGCTCGACCAACTCGCAACATACGGCAAAAGCAAAATCGCATTCGTCATCGGTGGTTCACTCGGATTAAGTGATGATGTTATGAAACGAGCAGATATGTCCCTGTCATTCTCGAAAATGACATTCCCTCATCAAATGATGAAGTTGATATTGTTAGAGCAGGTGTATCGTGCGTTTCGGATTAATCGGGGGGAACCTTATCATAAGTAAATGAGTTTTTTATGAAAGAGTGGTCTTTTAAGATTGCTCTTTTTATATTTTAAAAATTAGACAGAACAAATGTTCGTTTTATTATTGACTATATGCGGATGGTACATTAAACTTATAATAACATCAATAAAAGTCAATATAACTTTAAAAGTACTTGGATTGGAGGGATAACTATTTATAAGTATAGTGATGAAGAATTCGTGGAGAAAGTTAAAGATAAAATTGGAAACGTAAGAGCTTTTAAAAAACACTTACGAGAGAAAGGATTAATTGGCAATAGGCAGCAGTTCTCGGAAGAGCACATACAAACTTTTAATGATATTAAACAATATAAGTTAACAAATCATACAACTTGGGAAATCGCATTTAAAGTGTGTTTAGATAAAATTCCAAACCAGATTATTGAAAATCTTTCATTGGGAACTGAAATTGCTGAATCTAATCCAAACAAGATTGAGGACCTTCTTAGTGAGATTTTGGATATATTAAAACGTATTGAATCAAAGCTTTAGTAAAAGGTAAAATATTAAATATTTTAATATATTTTCACTCCCTTTGAAAGATAAAATTTATGTTATAGTTAATAAGTTATTCACTAAAATTTATGATTATATTCGTTAGGAATATATGAAAGGTGCAAATATGAATATAGCAAATGATATAAAAGAAAAGCTTCATGAAATAGATTGGGACTTTACTCGTTCAAGTGCAACCAAAGGAATTCATTCGATTCATCCTTATCCAGCAAAATTCATTCCTGAAATTCCGAGAACGTTATTGGACACTCTTCCTTTGCCTGAGGGGACAGCGGTTCTTGACCCTTTTTGCGGTAGTGGAA
Encoded here:
- the cmpA gene encoding cortex morphogenetic protein CmpA codes for the protein MPTWLINQLKSAFKEKDHYRIKLLNQCWFFYRKKHCS
- a CDS encoding SprT family protein codes for the protein MNNDQLQTLVERISIEFFDRPFLHKATFNKRLRTTGGRYLLQSHHIELNPKYYEQQGQDVLIGIIKHELCHYHLHITGKGYKHRDRDFKVLMRKVDAPRYCQPLATNVEHRVYHFYKCEDCGYLYKRKRKVNTSKYVCGKCKGKLFRVSG
- a CDS encoding peptidoglycan DD-metalloendopeptidase family protein, whose protein sequence is MFYLYKKMKGKLPKGSKLASHIHGPEQKRTLFRRATMIACCSLAITIGSVYADNKMSDFETVYHIYIDGEMIGTVNDKDVVEEIIEQKIAEAKKTYDSYELSADDALEFIPEKVFNPQYNNNKAIEQLSSKLSVAADATAIVVDGKAVAYVKTKKDAEKAIESLKLQYVPEDLLAEVDENKEKKDDPLKNGESIILDVRLSEKVSFESKKAKPDDILSVKEAVSLLNKGTLTPKKHEIEEGDVLGSIANQYDLKLDQLLSLNNDLAEDTVLQIGDTVNVQAYEPVTDVIMEKKARKEIKVDYEIEVIETDDMYKGDTKVKQEGQKGKKSIEYLLVKENGQVIDKEILEEDVTQEPVAKVVYKGTKVIPSRGTGSFIWPTYGGSITSVMGYRWGRIHKGLDIAGVSNRGIKAADNGTVEFAAYDGTYGNKVIINHNNGTKTLYAHMSEIKVSVGQTVPKGTVIGIMGSTGNSTGVHLHFEVIKNGKNIDPQTYY
- the yycF gene encoding response regulator YycF, coding for MAKHILVVDDEQPIADILQFNLEKEGFEVTCAYDGDEAIEKVYEVNPDLILLDIMLPQRDGMEVCKEIRKKYDMPIIMLTAKDSEIDKVLGLELGADDYVTKPFSTRELIARVKANLRRRQQDSDKTVGGNGEIVVGALTIHPDAYIVTKRGETIELTHREFELLHYLAQHIGQVMTREHLLQTVWGYDYFGDVRTVDVTVRRLREKIEDRPSHPIWIVTRRGVGYYMKKESEK
- the walK gene encoding cell wall metabolism sensor histidine kinase WalK, with protein sequence MKKVGLFKSVHLKFILIYVLLILLAMQIIGVYFVQKLEEHLVTNFTNSVNSRVQLLAYSVEKEFSKVNEDELPTIEEGIHQLLRDYSSDDISEIQVIDDKGKVMSTSNVSNQGIIGKRTTEIRVKQTLLSGTESKQVLVDPINGHRMWVLIVPIKTSSETEGVIYVEASMEQVYEQMRDINGIFSAGTFLALLITVVLGVLLARAITRPISDMQKQALVMSEGDFSRNVRVYSDDEIGQLAITFNELTLKLQDAQATTEDERRKLTSVLEHMSDGLLATDRDGVIILVNDPAVDMIGVSRETIFGKTVSEVLGLDDEVVITELDEENQSILIDLSKRNKPYILRANFSPILKDNELNGYITVLQDVTEQEKIEQERREFVANVSHELRTPLTTMRSYLEALTDGAWKNENIAPRFLDVTQNETERMIRLVNALLQLSKLDSKDYHMDFKKVDFASLFEQVIERFEMTKAQNVKFKKEFKATSVQVTIDQDKLTQVLDNIISNALKYSPKGGTVCFTLEADEKMLKVCVRDEGMGIPKENLTKVFERFYRVDKARSRKMGGTGLGLAIAKEIIELHGGKVWAESVEGEGTAIFFTLPLGIYSEVEEQ
- a CDS encoding YycH family regulatory protein codes for the protein MSLEQAKSLVLTLLVLLSFMLTWGLWTYQPQYETLDDRAYLQEVIIGDKRSLVDILQPELVIFHENKEHYGLRDPEVFQAFAESVSEWKLKSVEDVSDSISSVGISSFIRQDNSVEFVFLADIPGQLFAEAFEIDDEIVIEQVDRMLLKWPNQTQDKVAIYLISSAQESVLKTTFATNGIDYLANYRANVSEYPKYFGHKIDENKYTYLPVSHLSVPKLTYSAQLISPIEFKNALFNNPSSVKQFTSDTGERTFTNSSSALEVFQNEMMMRYINPVNKQTSEMTSSDVIYSGIEFMNDHSGWTDNYRIDNYDHPTQTINYRMIVGELPVFDLKNITDHVLIEQKVRNGMVYEYTRSLINLRFKLENGRVQVDVPSGYDVLRAISSEIPNFDETKLENITIGYEFDPVGNQTAVIQFNPVWFIQYNGLWRKVQIEEDSSEQGGSVIGLEQNQDNFYFNVSHP
- a CDS encoding two-component system regulatory protein YycI, which gives rise to MDWNKIKTIFILTFLILDLFLVFQFIDKRNTTGQLSWIRETKIEEQLKAENIKYPEFLEEDVDSPFISAEQKSFVKDELREFDDQTITIIQDGPIVSILDNPFPLSEDHFKNNLHEFLKDHVYEGDQYTYWSWSGETNKLLLFQTYEDQPIYYNESGLLSIQLDGNNQVIGYEQTYLENIQEVSDEGNYTNIFHGMRAIESLYRKNHLTFGNEITDMKLGYFKVVPISGDVQFFAPTWHIQIDNETNYFVNAVEGQIMESVEGGVESNEFAF
- a CDS encoding MBL fold metallo-hydrolase translates to MSLHFSVLASGSSGNVFYIGTDNQKLLVDAGLSGKQMERLLAEVHIDPNNLDGILVTHEHSDHIKGLGIMARRYDLPIYANEKTWHAMEGQIGAITTDQKFVFDMETVRTFGDIDVESFGVSHDAAEPMFYVFHHEGKKVSLCTDLGYVSERIKKTVQDSNVLIFEANHDVGMLRMGRYPWNVKRRILSDVGHVSNEDAALAMTDIIGDKTKRIYLAHLSKDNNMKDLARMSVTQVLESRGFAPGEQFTVCDTDPTVPTEIIHV